The Amblyraja radiata isolate CabotCenter1 chromosome 29, sAmbRad1.1.pri, whole genome shotgun sequence genomic interval CCaactattagacaatagacaacaggtggaggagtaggctatttggccctttgagccagcactgcctttcaatgtgatcgtggctgatcatccacaatcagtaccccgttcctgccttctcatcatataccttgactccgctatctttaagaactctaactctctcttgaaagcatccagagaattggcctccactgccttctgaggcagagaattccacaaattcataactctctaggtgaaaaagtttttcctcatctctgttctaaatggcctaccccttattcttaaactgtggcccctggttctggactcccccaacattgagaacatgtttacctgcctctagcgtgtccaattccttaataatcttatacgtttcaataagataccctctcatccttttaaattccagagtatacaagcccagccgctctattctatcAACATAATGTATGAAATGCCATACAAAAGGTcttacaaaacatattttcaataaagaaatttgaaaaaaaattaagATTGTTTAAAAGTGATGAACTGGTAAATTTGCAATGGTACGTAAACATAAATGAATGCACTGTGTGAGTAGTACCAAGTCAAATAACCCAGGAACACCCCCATCCAAATCCCCCTCTAATATGCTGAATAAACCACTCATCTGGGTGTGCAAAAAGGTTCAATTATAATAAAATAAGCAACCCAGATGGAATAAATTTATATCAGCAACTATTTTCTGATTTATCTAAAGGATGAGCTCCTGCTTGCTAGCCTAATTGAAAAACAATGTCCATGGTGTTCTGTAATTTAGATTCTTGATCTTGTGGAGTTGTACGAAGCAGAATCACAAAATGTGGTAGAATTTGTATCCTGAAAACCAAGCGACCAACACATTTAACTACCATGCTCAGTCTGACCAAGTCCCACCTCTGAAATAGGGTGCTACATATTTTATAGCACAACAACATAAGATGTTGCTACCAAAGACCAAAGTGGGCACTGTGCCCAATCCAATAGCAATTCTGAAATGAGATTGGTTGAGCAGGAGAGCCCTAAAGGAACCGAGCAGACTGCTCAGTAATGTTCAAGGAAAAGTCTATGGTGGTGATATTTTGTAAGTGAATGTGCTGGGCTTTTGCTGGGATCCAAATATTCCAAAGACCTTCTGGATTAACACCACATCAACATGTAAACTTCTAGCTTGACTGCACAAAGCAGCCTCTGGGTTTCCTCATTCCCCGTCCAGAGAGATTCTTGACCAAGCTCATTCATTGTCCTTCAACTGCAGGAAACAAAGCCTGACTACACACACTATGAGCCGCTTTGTCGTGCCTGATATGGGCAATGTGAAATAACTGACATTATGGTATTGAACATGCAAAATAATAAACGGCAACTCTGCAGCAGCTGTGTGTCAAGTATAGACAAGTACCAGAAAATGTACACATTTAGGAATACATATGCAAgatatatatttacatatatatttacatatatttCGGAGCCAATAGTATTGAGAAAATTGTTCTAGTGGAAGTAAATTTACAAGTTTTTTTCTTCACTTTTACAGGTTTCCATGTAGCACCTTGCGGTTGTTTATATGACCCCAGAATACACAACATTGGAAGTAATGGAACTCACTGCGAATTGCCGCCTAGACTTGCTTCACCATTTTACGGCCAAAACTTCATTTTAAATACCGCAACAATTCCAACGCACCATGAACTTCAATACCTTTCCCCACTTTACTGTTCGCCACCTGATCACAACAGTAGCATTTACCAACCACCCTCCGTCTACTATCAACAAACTCCAATTTTACTTTCAGGACGAAACCAAGTTTCATACTCTGGTCCGTTATTTCCCATCAATAGTAAAACGCACGCATCTAATGTTCCTGCAAGGTTTCAGGCTGAATTGCCAAATCATCAGATTCAATTGCAACAGCATCACCCAAGTCAAAACCCAAATGATCAGCCTCCGAAAGCTTTGAAGTCCGAAGATGCAGGGAGTAAGGCAACCCCATTGCCCATAGATACAGCAGTTCATGAAGGTCTTTCTGATCAAACGACCTCAAACCTCAGCCCTAGCACTGACGAGGAACAGGAAAAAACAAAATATATAGATTCTTCAACCTGTGATAAATCCCAGTTAAAGGATGATGAAGAACAAATGCTTGCTGCATTGGATGCAGTGAGTGAAGAAGAATTAAATGAACTCATTTCCAATGAAAGAAAAGGTAAAGGCTCCACAAGTCCAAGTACCAGTCCAGATGCGTTGCCTGATGAAGTTTCATTAGAGGATGCCATGAAGATGTTTGATTGCATCCCATTTCACAGTGCATCATTGAACAATTCACCTGTTGCAATGTCAGGAAAACTTTCCAATAGTGCAGATCTGATTgaattcagcacagatattgagcTCAGCCAGGGAAATTCTGAAGAAAATAGCATAGTTGAAAATGTCTCAGATGCCACGGAAATACCTTGGGATGAAATGTCAAGTCTGTCTCTGTCATTTGAAAGAAGTTTGGAAGACGGCATGGGACTTCTGGCACTACCCAAGGAGTTGATGTCCCCTGATTATGAAGTGCCCGAGCTTGCAAATATCATCACGACCATGGATTACTTTTACAGCGTCAGTATTTATGATCTGTTCAATGATGAGTTATCGGACTGGAACCCACACGGGCCATTATTCAGCTCTGCAAAAGACAGCAGCTGCAACCCAGGCGTGAACACTTTACCAAAACCTGGAGAGTTATCTCCAGTAACGGACATCTCCACAAAAATTCTCGATTCAGTCAGAAAGGAAAAACGACATCCCGCAGACATGGTCTCACACGCTGTTTCCAAGAAATGCAGGATTGCAGATTCTGCAGCTCTGGAAGCAGTTCAGGAGTTCTGTGCAGTCTCAATGTCTGCAACAATGAAGAAACGTCTAGGGATTGAAGACTAATGAACTTGGGATCAaactgactttatatttcaaaatTCACTCCAATACAATATTTAATTGTATATGTGCAAATAAATGTTATCACAAATTTATAAGGTTGATTGTTAATTATCGACAAAGAAATAATGGCTTCACCAATCACAGAAGCTAGAAAACAATGGCCTAGATCTTCTGTTGGGAGGTGAAAGCTGATTCTCCTAGAACATCAAGGTATTTTTCATCTTTATAGGTGGCGTTTTTTGTAAGAATTGTGATACCATATATATTGTTGAATGAAATTCCAACTATtcaaaactacctcctctggcagctcgttccatacacccaacatcctgtgtgtggaaaaagttgcccctcaggttcctactaaatctttcccctccgaccttaagcctatgtcctctagctTTCCATAGAGAATGTCACCTTAAGGTAACAAAAGCTGAATATTCCATTTAACATTTTCACCAATGGTACTAGAATGATTTTATACATTCAAGTTTAATAGAGCTTTGATTTGCAGGAAACACAACTAAGCTATAATTACAGCTAGACCAGCAGATAGTGATCTGGCAAGAATCATAGTCTCAATTTCTACTACAGTTGACTGAAAAAAAAAAGGTAGTCTCGTGCAAGCCACGCTCATACAGAAGGTCAAAATCTCCCTATGCGAGTTTGATGCTGATCTAGAGAATTTTCTTAGAAGCTATAGCTACCATGCCAATACAATACTACTTTCTTGATACTTGAATGTTGAAAACTAGTTTTATGTTCTGTATCTCAACATATCTGCAGTTCACGTATTTATTAAAGTcatttaaatgattttttttgaTAAACATTGATAATGCTGGATGTCACATGTTCAGTGCATGATTAGGTGGTGGAAACTTGGTTaatttcgggtcttgacccgaaacgtcacccattccttctctccagagatgctgcctgtcccgttgagttactctagcattttgtgtctatctttaatcttCCCTCATTCCCTGAGCCTGGATTAATCATCCTGCCAATACTGGAGTGTTTCAAGATCTACAAATTCAGCACAAAAGCTGGAAGTGAGGCTTTATTAAAATGTAATCAGTTTAGCTTCAGATTTTCTGGTGCCGATTGAGTGCAAACATCAACGAGGTATGTGTGCGTGCACAGTAAAACGGAGGTATTTGTATGTGTTTTTTGTCTAAGGGTAAAGGCTGTCTAATCATTGCATCTTCTCTTAAAATGACAACTTTGTCCTCCCATCATGGAGAACTGTGAAAATAGAAAGGGGCTACTAAATTTGCATGATCTTCTATAAAGAGTGGGGCCCAGTTGTAGAAAAGAGTAACGTTGACTTTTTAAATTTGGTGTGGATCACAGTTTGCTAAAAACAATAGTTAGCAGATGGCACATGATTGACTAGAGGTCTGCTGTgcaagtgcaaggtaaagccagcaaagtccgatcaaggatagtctgacggtcaccaaaaaggtagatagtagttcagcactgctctctggttgtggtagtgtGGTTgtgtgattcagttgcctgttaacaactgggaagaaactgtccctgaatctggtggtgtgcgttttcacacctacaccttttgcctgataagagaggggagaagagtgagcgGCCAGGATGTGACTCGTtcttgattacgctgctggccttgcgaAGGCAGCATAAGGTATAAATTGAgttaatagaagggaggttggtttgtgtgatggtctgggctgcgtccacaatttgctacactttcttgccgtcttgggtttgtacatggctgcacagccgtgggtgtacaaggagtaaaggggTCTGAGAAAGCATCCTTGCAGAGCCCCCCCGTTGAGGATTAtcatggaggatgatttgtcccctatcctcactgattgcagTCTGTTGATCAGGAAGTCTGTTGACCAGTTGTAGAGAAgagtgctgacaccaagtccCGTGAGCTTGGCGATAAGCTTGGCTAGTATAAtggtattgaaggcagagctgtagtctacgaatggtattaaaggcagagctgcagCCTATGAGTCCTAACGCCCACTAACCTGCAGCTGACCCGCTAGCAGATACACTATCCCCTCCGCTCTCCAGATTGCTAACATCTTACACAGCTCATCCTTAAAACATACCCCTTCCTCAGGCAGCTGCCACCGTCTCTTCCAGCcaagtttttttgcacagagaatggCGACTTGTGAAATAAATCCACAATTTCCATTTTAGGTTTAAGATGCATCATTTCCACCACACCCTCACTGCCTTTCTGCTACCCGTATACTCTTATACACAATTCATATTATTTTACAAATCGTTGAATTGCAATACTGCTTATCTTTCCAATTTATGAACCAATACTCAATGCAATGTCATTTGCCCAGGGATATATTCAGACATCAGAGAATAATtaatattaaattgaattgatgGATTGGATAGCAATTTGACATGGTACAGTATTAAAATCCATAGAAGATAACATATGTGTTTTGAATATTGTTTTGAATTGCTGTCACCTATAACAATTGGTACATGTCATGTTAAATACTGCTTTTTGATatggtttaaaaaaattaattaaaagaatattttttattggaattAGCTCATTAAGGCTCACGACTTTTCAATTATATTTCAGGAAGTGAGAGTTCAAGCTGGTTAATGCATTTAAGCTAAATTAAATGTTGCATTCCATGTAAtgggtagcacagcagtagaagAATATCTCTACATCACCTTTTAGATGATCTTTTAACCAAGGGAGTGTTGGATGTGGGTTTGCTCTTGGGTCTTGTTCATTGGAATGTCCAGTGATTAGTATTTTAAACATACTTTTAGAGCAGTTGGGGGAAGTTCAGAAGTCAAGCTGCCAGTAGGCATGAAAAGGTTATCTTGTGATTTAAAAATCACAATTTAAAAcaaacatgatttaaaaacaaaataacttTACTGTTTGATGGGGGCTTTTATCCTATATTGATGTATTAATGCTGGAACTAACAAACTGAATTAACAGATCAAATTAAAACTGCATTTGTAGTTACTAATGTACCACTGTTCCATAAGCCACAGCGAATAATATTTTAGTAATTTACAATCAGCATAACACTTCAATATGCAAATATTTATTCATAAATGGTATATTAATGCAGATCAGCATCATAGCATGTTAATCATAACCCCAACAAAAATTAATTGATCCACAGTGCTTCATTATATTATACACAATGACATTCCATGTTTTGTACAGCATACATCATGATGGTTTACTCAACATTGTTACCCTAATTGCTGAGGAATTGCTTGGTGCTCCCCCAAAACAGAGGCACTCTGCTGCATATGTTATTTTAACATTAACATACTCCGGAAGAAAATAAGTGTCAAGTACAATACatgcaaaatatattttgtgcaaaaactacatTGCAAATCCCTCATTCATTGTAAATGGACCATGGCATATGTGGCCATTACCGATTGAGCCTTGGCCTCAAGTCACCCTTGTACATTAACTTCAAATACGAATCAGTGTCTTAGAACTATTCTCCCTCTTCCAATGCTATTATGAAAGCCCTTTGTACCATCTGGGCCAAAGGGAAGACGGATCAATCCAGGCGGAAGGCCTGTAGCACAATGAGACTTCCTTCCTGACTGCCTACACGTGGCCTGGCTGACCTCTAAAGAGACAGATTTACAAGCAGCTAGCCTGCGTCGTTGCACCCAGGGACTTCCTGAACAATTCCCACTATCAGATGAGCAGTCATGGAATTTTTTGGTTAGCTCTGGATTTGTACATGAATTTGGCCAAAGCCCTTGTCCAAAATCTGTTAGGGGTGATGGATTATGATAAACTAACCCCCTATGAGGAATAGATGGGCTGTAATGGTCACTCCATGAATGAGACCTTGAGGCCATGCATGGATTCAGCTTTTGACTATTGCCGTCATGGACATCACAGATTTGGTGCTGCAGATACCTTTGGACAAAGACAGGTGGTGTGGCACCATCAGATTCTGAAGAACTGTACAAAGACTCTTCCATTGCAGATTGAAATTGCTCTCTTTTTGTTGGTCGTCTTGAAGGCTTTTTATAATTTGATTTTAAATCCTCCAATTCTTTTGCGTCTAGATCACTGATTTTTTTGGCACCTTTCCCTGTCAGTACGACAACCTTTATACTCTCACAGTTATAGTTGTGCCTTTGGCCAAGTTCTTCGTACGCCTTTCTGGCTCCTTCATGATTCTCATATTCAATCAAAACACAAACTTTGGTCCCAACCTCTGGATATTTCAATGTACATTTTTTCAATTCCGTAGGAATTTCCTTACCTGGCTGCAAGAGGCGGATTGAACTGATAGAGCCATAAATAGAAAAAGTTTTCATTGCCATCTCCATGTCATTTATTTGAGCATGTTTTTCACCACCATCCTCTGGAGAATCCTTGCGAAAGTTCCACGCCAATATACGTTTACTTGATGGTAGCTTCAGGAGGGATTCCGGAACAGGGTTTCTTCGCCGAACTTTTGTCCCTTCTTGATTTATTTCCAGCAAATTGGAATAATTAAGAGCATAAGCTGTTACCTTCCAATCCTTTGTTAAGATCTTAATCTACAAGGGAAACAATTCATAAGTGTCATTTTTTATAATTGATGCAAAAATGATTGCAATGGATTCAAGTTTTAAATTCACAACTAAGGGTAAGAGTGCAATTATAGGGATGTAAATTGCACAAATTGTAAAAACCAAGTTTTAAATAACAATTAACTGAAATGTATAGATGTGATTAATctaaaaaatcaaaaacaatgcTAAATATTCTTTACGTACAATCAAGATTGTTATACATTCTTACACCCTTTAATTACAAGGATTTATTATCCACAGCCAAAGCCCAAAAGCATCTCTGAACTGTGCGTGGCCCACAACTTCGGTCTTATTGCAGGCAGGATTGGTGGCACAGCTTCACAATCTACTTCAGCTGCAGTCCACCAAAGATCAGAAACTTGCTGTGAGAATTGAAAGGAGGTGAAAAAAAAGTGTTCAAAAAATTAGTCTTGGTTAAATTAAGCAAGAAACAAAGAATGAACACAAAGCAGCTAGGTTTAAAGTATTGATCCAAGAGCTTTGGATGTTAAGCTCTTATTCGAGTGAATATGAGGGCAGATCTGTACAGTTAAATGCACATTCTACACCATGTAAATGTTTCGCAAACCCTGGATAACAAAAAAGGTGGAGAAAGAAATAGACGATTCAGCAATTCGGAGCGGGGAGAATGCAGTTCCAAAATATTCCAGGAGGGGGTGGATAGCCAGAAGCTGTGCTCAGCATTGGTCCCAATGAATATGGGTAGAAGGATTAGATCTTGAAGACAGATTACAGGTAGCtacaaatttttatttttttaaatcaagtagTAGAAGCATAAAAAGATCTCTGTATTATTACAGGTAggcagaaaaaatgctggagaaactcagcgggtgaggcagcatctacagagcgaaggaaatagaccacgtttcgggtcgagacccttcttcagactgatgcgagggtgggaagaagaaaggaagaggcggagagtagagttggagggaagggggaatcacagatGGGTGGCAGTGAGCGAGGAGGTTGTTAAATTgccttcggagagaggaggagaacttcttcaaagtaggcataccttgaggagatttcgcagtggagtagacaaaatgtttaagaaggaactgccgatgtgggaaaatcgaaggtagacaaaagtatcATATGCCAGCAAATTCAAGAAATGCACAGATGAGTATATTCATGTTGTGTGGCACTATTGCACTAATTGGGATAAAGAATCATGCCATTTCAAAACCAGGTACTTGGGAATTATAATGGTTCATCATCAGCAGAATTTAATTTCACCACAATCTGTTAACTCATAGCCTGGCACACCTCACTATCACAACAATCAAGCCAGCAATCAATCCTGTCTCAATGACAAGGATATAGAGTACCAACAGGGCTatctgaaatgtttaagaaagaactgcagatgctggaataatcgaagatagacaaaaatgctggataaactcagcggatgatgcatctatggagcgaaggaataggtgacgtttcgacccaaaacgtcacctattccttcgctccatagatgctgcctcacccgctgagtttctccagcatttttgtctccctgggCTATCTGAAATGAGTGCCCACCTGGCAAAGTTGCCTACAAAGGTCAGCAAGAGATAGAGCTGAACAGTTCCACAACTAGATAGACAAAAGCCCTTAATAAAGAACTGACACATCAGTTCTGAATAGTGGAGAACAATGAAATAGCAAACAGGAGGCTCCATGAACATAACCATACTCAATGATGACAGGGTTAAGTATTTGAATATCAAGATGCCACCAAATCCTTTGCAACCACCATAGCCAATTCCCATCCTAGCCTTGGGTTCAATCAGCAAAGTGATGCAAGAACTATAAATTGTACTTTCAGTTGGCTCTCACAAACCTGCTCAGCATCTCCTGGTTTAGGCTTCATCAGAAccactctttagtttagtttagtttagttataagcTGTTCAAAGTTCTTCACATTTCGTTACAATCTTGGTCCAAATATGAATGGGAGTAAATTTGAAAAGCTGAGTGCAAGTGCACTTGACATTAAGGCAACATTTAATAGAGTGCAAAATAACAGAGCCCTGGTAAAAAGTCAATGATCATCAAGAGGAAAAATCCCACTCCAATGGCTGGAGTCACAACTTGCATTGACAGAGTTGGGAGCAGTAGTACAGGGTCTATCATTCCCAACCACAGGTCATCACTGTAGAGTTTCGCAGTGCAGTGTCCGAGTCCAAGTTACCACCAAACAATCTGATTTCCATCATTAAAGGTCAGAACTGGGTGATGTATGCATAGTGTTCAGTTCGATTTGTACTCAAAATGAAGTGGTCACTGCATGCATGCAGCAGAACCAAGTCAATGTTTAATATGGagacaagatactgcagatgctgaaattgaGGTAAAAGAATGGCTGATATTTAAATTGGCAAATGTCAatctaggatagacagtcagcatggattcaagACAGTATCCAGCACAGAAAGTATCCTATTGCGCAGGTATCAATGTTTGTTGATGCGTGCATGCATTTGATGCGTAGCaaaacatttgacaataaaaaaaacatttgtgtgGGAGATTATTGTATGATGCTTAGGTTTTGTTGCATCCCAATGGCCTCAGCCATTAAAATTTTTTTATTGAGACCTAAAATGTATTGCAAGACGCTTTAAGCCACTGAGAAAGCCTTACCTTTTTGAAGGAGGTGAGAAGTTTGATGCTGATGTAGCCCAATTTATTTCTCTTCATGTGCTTTAGCAGAAAACAATCGGATGCCAAATTTTCATCAGACAGGTAAAATTCAACCTGTGATATTATTTGTTGAATCTTGTCAGAGTCAGGGGGAATCCATTTATTAGATTCTATGCAATCATCATTGGTATCACTTGGGTCATAAGAATTCCTGTACAAAAATAAAGCAACAGGGGATTTCAAAGTGAAATCAGAGCCGATTTAAAAATTAAAAGCAAAAAAATCTTTCCCTGTAGGATTTCAATGACCCAGATCCTCATTTTCTTTCCTAAATCTTTAAAAGAAAATCATggatgattttttaaattttcacaATGGTGAATAAAACCCAAGTAATGTTAAGATTTCCCCATTGCACACTGAAATGCTCCATTAAACTGGTATTACCAAACTCTCAATTGTTCAAAATGTAATAACATATACACCTTTGTCCTCTTTTTCTGCACTTCAAGGTTATGGTGGAAAAGGtaacatgttgttacttgtgggcggagcaccaaggcaaattccttgtatgtgaatacttggccaataaacttacttacatgAATTAGGTAGATCCCGGGGATACAATTTTAAGGCCAAATGTAATTTGctattcagaatcagaatcaattCTCTTCTACAAATAGCAGACCTCTGGAATTGGCTGCTAACATCAGTAGACAAACATTTGCTTGTGATATCTATAAATGTTTCTTCCCGTGGGAAATAGTACAGAGTTTTTGTTTCTCTCCACTACTTCCTCAACATTCCTAGTTAGGGCATTATAATTGCGCAGGACAATACTGACCACGCACACACCAatagggtgtttaagaaggaactgcagatgctggaaaatcgaaggtacacaaaagtgctggagaaactcaacgggtgcagcagcatctatggagcgaaggaaataggcaacgtttcgggccgaaacccttcttcagactgatggggggtggcggggagaagaaagggctgagggatgggaggagacagcccgagggctgaggaaggggaggagacagcaagggctaacaaaattgggagaattcaatgttcatgtccgcaggatgcagactccccaagcggaatatgaagtgctgttcctccaatttccagtgttgctcgctctggccatggaggagacccaggacagagaggtcggatggggaatgggagggggagttgaagtgctgatcggatggggaatgggagggggagtttaagtgctgatcggatggggaatgggagggggagttcagcactgccagaggaggtagttgaggcaggtgctgtcacaatatttaagaaacatttagacaggtatatagaAAGgttagttttagagggatattgggtcGAATGCATTTAGGTGGGGCTCGTGTAgacaggacatgttggtcggcgtggacaagttgagctgaagggcccgtctccacgctgtatgataGATCAAAATAACACAGATGGGGCAGGTGGCATGGATCAGGCATGGAGAAAGTGAAGGTATTTTATGTGACCCACTCTTCCATTTGAAAGGATGTTAAATGTCTGAGCTCTGCTTACCGTTGGTTACCATTGCATTGGAGCTCTTCAATCTCCTCACTGTTGGTTCTCTTCCGAAAGCTCAGTGCTTCCCCACTGACTTGCATTGGCAAACTGCACTCGTGTGAAACTAAAGGAACTGAGGAATCCAAAGACATGGCAAAAACCTTGGAAACAAAAAATCTATGGGAGGAAAATAACATCAGGGGAGGTTCAAAGCTAACAAAAACAAAGTTCAGAATGAATGCAGAGTAATGGGCATATAGAAGGTTTGACTTAATTCATTaattcagagtggaaacaggcccttcagcccacaccgtacactagttctattctacacatctgtacattgcccctaatgccaattaacctacaatcctctacttctttggaatgcgggaggaatctggagcccccagagaaaacccacgctgtcacagggagaatgtacaaacttcatacagacagcacctgtagtcaggatcgaacccaggtctctgcaaggctgtaaggcaacagctctacagcTGTGCTACTCttacttaaaattaaatatgCAGTAAAAAAAATTGGGATGGATGCAAGGCATTGCAACTACAGGAAACCAAGACAACAAAACATCACCTCAGTATCTTGAGGCCCAACAAGAATATAGCTATACAAAAGGCTCTTGGCAATAGAGAGTACTGTGCAAGGATATTCCAAACTGCAGAATATCAAAAGAAAGCTAACTTTCACAATGGAAAAAAGTAAAGCGAAAAAATGCAAGAAGAAAAGGACAAACCACCAAAGAAATATCAGAAGTAAAATAGGATAGACAGAAACAGTATCATTGTCAAATTCAAACCTGGTCCACCCTTTTTCTAGGCCATTTATTTCCTGCAGAAGTGAGTTTCAACAGGCTTATTAACACAGCTTCTAGATGCTGTATAATTTGTTAGTTTattagagaaaaaaaaagttgttaCATCATAAAGCACAAATGCAGCCAAGGGGGAAAAGTTAAGgtcaaatatttcttaaagataTTCAGTAATATTAGAAACTGACAGAATTGCTCAGTatatgtaaaaaaaataaaactcacCTTCATACTGCAATCCTGGAACAATTGTCACAAGACATATAACAAATGATTAGAGAAAATACATTCAGGCCAGCAATTAAATACAAACATGCAAAGTGAATGCAGGTGTAAACATATGCTTCCCTATACTGATTTTGACTTTTTACATTTAATGATTTTCTGAAAG includes:
- the LOC116989631 gene encoding la-related protein 6-like, which translates into the protein MACDFYDPTFTSKNGTAKEDRVVHYDYASLGCPLVAYYASFWTPDLELWYSGKFVEEVEVEYVLFEVNGINDYSYELRVHDIDCISEVQNWTFMLGQQSKPNPHTAWNAKNFHSCLKSGPPLTANVYDEYEIMGGGISNRILFARRNGIYIFKAIVVNNQYSFCELSTTFSVYVYGAHPDPLYSSEMLLGVFISDCSMKVFAMSLDSSVPLVSHECSLPMQVSGEALSFRKRTNSEEIEELQCNGNQRNSYDPSDTNDDCIESNKWIPPDSDKIQQIISQVEFYLSDENLASDCFLLKHMKRNKLGYISIKLLTSFKKIKILTKDWKVTAYALNYSNLLEINQEGTKVRRRNPVPESLLKLPSSKRILAWNFRKDSPEDGGEKHAQINDMEMAMKTFSIYGSISSIRLLQPGKEIPTELKKCTLKYPEVGTKVCVLIEYENHEGARKAYEELGQRHNYNCESIKVVVLTGKGAKKISDLDAKELEDLKSNYKKPSRRPTKREQFQSAMEESLYSSSESDGATPPVFVQRYLQHQICDVHDGNSQKLNPCMASRSHSWSDHYSPSIPHRGLVYHNPSPLTDFGQGLWPNSCTNPELTKKFHDCSSDSGNCSGSPWVQRRRLAACKSVSLEVSQATCRQSGRKSHCATGLPPGLIRLPFGPDGTKGFHNSIGRGRIVLRH